CGTACCTGATTCGCTCCTGTTTGGATCTAGATGTCTCAGGGCTCTCTCGTTGATTTCTCTTTAGGTCTGTAATTTCTgtcttcagatctgtaaggatcttgtgtagatcgggaagaatcttaaggacctcgtccactttttggctcaaagattctattttcataggtatatggattaacctatgtccatagtcttgaaccgtcttttAGATTTTCCTCAGATCTTaagagatctttgatgtatccggCTCGAGTTCCTTCCagtcagtcataatttttagaattgaaattatgtaggaatttacccatTCCGCTTCTCCTGGTTGGGATTCTACTATGGACTTAAGTGGAGTGTAGACGCCTCACTGCATTCCCTGGTAGCACTTGTCGAGCTTCGAAATTTCTCAaccattctttttcttcttccggCGTGAGAAATCTTGGATCAGTCCTCTTGGGACCATTGTAacatttgtcaagaatttccataagaaattctcttctctatattttcagaatctggaaatattccctCTTTTCAGAttaactcgaactttcgttcggttccattttctctcaaagagtctcctccattagtggataaataatcatatatttcttcaataaacctaggctctgataccattcttgGCGAGCATGGGTGaaaatatgcataaatttGCAAGAATAGTGAAAAATTGACTAAAATTCGTGCTTGAAAGTAGTTTAGGGGTAAAATGGTCCAGAATTTAGCCCAGCTCCGCGCAGATTCCTTTCAGATTCTGTCTGATCCTGTCGGAAGACCAAAATTGAGcgattttgaaaagttacgGAACTAAAATGGGattacaaaaagttaaaggactGAAATGGAAAATGACCCAAGTTAGGGGACTTTTCTTGACTTTAatcctttaaaattaatgatcattTTCCAACACTCAAATCTTAACATAGGGGAAATTTGGTGTCGTCCCACATCAACTATAAATTATCAGATTCACACACGATGATGATATCATGTGTGGAAACGACCATGGACGGCATCTCCAAGCCCCTTCTTATACCATTCACAAACAACCCAATAAATCTCTGTTCATAAATTTCAACACCCCTAATTAGCCCAAGGGttgtaaattacaataggACTCCTCACACCATAACGTGTGCTTTTCCACGTGATGGAGCCTGAGAGAATAAGCACATTGTTCATCGGCTTCGCCTTCACCACAACCTTGAAGCTCCGTCTCCGCGCCGCCTTGGAGAAGGACAGAGTCGCCGGTTTCACCGCTATCTCCACCCCTGCCGGCGCTTTGATCGTCGCGTTGTACACTGACTCATCGGGGCCCACATTCGTTACACGCCGCCGGAAAACGCCCGCCGTCGGCTCCTTATTGCTCTTCAGCGCCAGTTGCATCGTCGGGTAGTTGATTGCATCTACGCCGTTTGATGGGAGTAATTTGGAGCAGTTCACGGTCCCCTGGCCTATTAAACTACCGATGGAGGCCCCATCGTAGCCTTCATGGCAGAGGAACTGGATGTATGATATATCATCCATGTCGTAGACTAGACCAGGGTTTACTGCTCTAGTCGGGTTGAGTTGGCCCGACCCGTATGCAAACTCAGCATCCTTGTCCACCTTGGAGCTCATTTGTTTTGCTATTCAACAATTTTTCACTTAATATATGAACTAGAGCGTGACAGTAAGTTcctttacgtataattacataaacatttCGAGACCCTTCAATTGTAAATAGTTGTTTTCAATCCTCGTTCATGTTTTTACATTACAAGATTCTCCTTCAAATATCCTGTCTATGAAGAGAATTTGTTCTGTAAAATATAACTGCAAGAGGTGTGGAGTGATTTTCTAAAACTGAGGGGTTTTCTTGTGATATGTTTTTAACTTAATGATTTGccagtgtaattatactaatttttctaAGAGTCGATGTTTTATTTACCTGTAGTCATGAGGGCTGATTTTATTGCTGCTGGAGACCAATTGGGGCGGAATGATTTCACATAGGCCGCAGCCCCACCAACGTGTGGGCACGCCATCGATGTGCCTGACATGAATGTGAACTTTGAATATTGCTTGTCGCCTTTCAGCCCAGTTAGTGATTTCAACGGAGTATATGATGCTAGGATGTTAATTCCGGGTGCTGTAATATCAGGCTGTTCGTGGTTTTTATCAGATACTATTAGAAAATACGGCTTTTAAGGAtagaaaatgaacataataGCTACCATCTTTTGTTCTAATTTTGTACCTTGAGCAGGTTTTTTGATCCAGAATTTGGACCTCTGGAGGAAAATGAAGCAACAAATGGAGCAGGGACTTTGATTTCCTCTGACTTGTGTATGGCTGCAGAGGGCGATCTGCCAATATCCGAAGTATTATCAAATGTTTGATGATTATGAAATAACCAATCTTACATGTGATGGAACAGAAACAAAACATCTACTTTGTTGAATGCATGTAGTCATTGATTTTCTTGCCCGTGCTAGCATTGACCATAGTTGCTGGAGCCATGTAGAGTTGAGCTGCATCAAGAAACACCTCACTCTCAATGAATATGCCGATGCCTCCAAGGCCTTTTACGACAGAATCAGCACCCCAAGAACCTAGTTTGCAGTATATAAGCTTCCCTTTAACCTTTCCGGGATCCATCGAGTTTTCAAGACAGTACCTATTGACAGGCAAAAAGTTGGCTGAGATAGTACAGTTTCCTGAATGTGCTGTACATGTTACGTTGTTTAATGTTAAGTGTAACGTAATGTTAAGTGGTGATAATGTTGATATTAGTACCTCGATTCCTCCTTTGTATCAGAATTCTTGGCCACATCAACACCACTTGCAAGAGGAtacatcttttcttttggctCAAACATGCTCACTCCAATTCCCTGATTCATACAGACATTACTCAGGTAATCATGGCTCTTCTTTCATTTGTCAATGAAACGGTTAAAGTTGAACGACTTACTGATACAGTCGCTCCATTGCCCAACTCCACTTTGCTCCTCAGCTGACGATCTGTCCCACTAGCTGCAACAGTGAGCAACCATGGTGCGTGGTTCGAAACACTACCATGGCCAGGCCCATCGTTCCCAGCTGAAGCAACTGTAAGGATCCCTTTCCTCATAGCATGAAATGAGCCAACGGCTATAGAGTCTGATGTATAACTTCCTGTTAGGCCACCGATGGAGATGGATATAACGTCGACTCCATCACTTATTGCAGCATCAAATGCAGCAAGGATGTCCATATCTGCGCAGCCGCTGCTGGCCCAACAGACCTTGTACATGGCTACCCGAGCAGAAGGCACTGCTCCTCTTGCAGTTCCTTTTGCGAGCCCATAAAGGTTTGCATTTGGCACTAGACTTCCCGCTAGAGTCGAAGATGTGTGAGTTCCATGGCCATCCACATCGACAGGCGATAAGATGTCTGCAGGGTCAGGATTTCCATCAAGCTTGAAGTACTTTGCTCCTATAAGCTTGCTTCAGGTCATAACAAGACAGGAACAACAAATGATTAATGCTCATACTATGTAAACCTTAAAGGTAATATATGACTACCTAATTTCGACATTCTGTTATTAAAGATCTAAGGTTTGTTCACTACTATGCCGTCAGACTGAGATACGACAAGAATTTACTTGTTGCAGCCTGAAAAATTGGCGAAGGGGCCACAACTTCCTTTCCATTTAGCCGGTGGAGGACCAAGACCATCATCCTTAAAGCTCTCAGATTGTGGGGTGATTCCTGGTACATGGTAACTATAAGGATTGCTAGAAGTACAACCAAAGACAGCCTACAGTACTTATCATGGCAATATTAACTATTGACAGTTGAGCAATACTATAAACTGTAAGTACAAAAATTCTGTTCGATTGCATTTTTACCTGTGTCTAGTAAACCAACTATGATGTTGCTCTCAACTTTCAAGTTCCTTTTTGCATTTGGTGTTAGGCCAATAAACTCCCATGATTTCGTTGTGTGGGGTTTGTGGTATCGGTTTGGGAAAGCTGAAAGTACTTCATCCATATCTGTAAATTTTCTGTAGTAAGATCCTAAGGATGAAGGAAACTAACTCACTACACATGCATTCAAAGTAATCAAGATATAGTACCGGATAACTTTCTGGCTTCAGCTTCAGACAACTTTGCCGCAAATGCATTGAAATTTTTCGTGTAGCTATAGACAAGGGACTCTGAAGCATCATATTCACTATAGCAAAAACGACATGTCTTAATCCAGtcgattttataaaaatgaactTTAACTTATGCCCAGAAAAgaacttatttatattacagTTCCTCATTATAGCTTTTGGCTTACTAATAAGCGCTAGCTCATATCAGCTTCCGTATGAATATAGAGGATAAGATGATTTACTAACTAACCTTCCCTTCAAAGATGCAAGGACATTAAGATGCGTCTGAAGAGTTGACCTCCCACTCACCACATCATCTCTCAGAAAAACAATGTAAAAGTCCTGCAAGTGATTACCTCAAATCATCGAGAaccaacacaaacaaaaagatacgtgtacatatatatgtaaaaagtGAGAAAATTATGTTTGACTTCCTTACATTTGCTGCTGAAACACTTGCAAAGACAAGGTAAAGTAAAAGATAAGGCAACGGAAGCCTATCGTTGCAAATCTTCCTCGACATTATTGCTTGATTTCAGATACCATTAAGAGACATATATGTTCATGACTAGGACTATTATTGTATAAATAGGATGCAATAAAAGAGGGttagagaagaagaaataagGCTTTCCATGAGTGGTAGTAAGGTAATAGTCAGAGACTTTAGCTTAACTCCTTAGTCATCTGTCTGAAGGTTTGGGTTAGGAAATCTTAGAAGATAGATGGACAAAAGTTTGATTATCATGGGATGTTGATGTTGACAAAGAATTATAGGgcaaagtttttattttgttgaagaCTTTAAAGCAAACTTTATATAGCTTTCAACTTCTATTTCTGGATgatcatttcattttactcTACTGTGTTTCCAGAACTTAGGATTGCCTACTAAGCCTTCATGAAACCCAATACCTTGCACCCACATACGGTATCGTGGTTAAATCTGTAGATTTTTTACATGAATATCACGAGTCTGAAGCTTTTTTAGTGATAACGTAAAGGTAGTTACTACATGTGGATGTATTATAGACTAGTGGATTGACTTCAGTCTTTTCCCTTAATAGGTGTATTCGTAATGGATTTAATCGAATCTGTCATTCCTTTTTTCAATCAGAATTGTCAAGTAATATGGCAACGAGGAATATACATATCTGGTAGCCCTTGTTCCATTAGCAGTCGGATATACTTAgttgtgtaaattttttgtgtatcGAAGATAATATCGGATACACAAATATCCATTCTATCCAAAACGACTTGCTTGGATTTGAATGCAAGTCTTGGACCCTTTGATTTCATTGATAGCAAAGCTACAAACCAAAAGCTAGCTTAAAGTTTCTGAAAGTGAATTGTTAAGATAATCTCTGTTTGGTTTGTGGAAAGTAAGTCCACTTTCACCAATTTGCAATTAATCTAAAACAATAGGACTTAGACTTCTGGtaaataattgatgaaaatacctgaaaatgaaaactcaAATCTTGTTTAATAGGTTGCATTATCTTTTAAGTAACAACAATCTTGTCAAtgacaacttttaaaattcattcCCTCATGTAGTGGGACATGTAAATAGATACTAAGAGTGTGTTTGGTTGGGGTAAGAGATGGAGGAATAAGAGGTGGAAGTAAAAATAGATGTATAAGAGATAATCGTGTGTTTGGTTAGGAGGAAGAAATGGAAGTGAAGTAAAACTCAATGTATATGAAACTCTTCTAGAGTCCAATTTTATTGGGCGGAAAAGTGGAAATATAAGgccaaaaagtaaaaaaggtATAGGTTTACTTTTCTTTAGtctattacatatatatatctatatatgtataatttctctccaattcttttctccttcttgtTGATAATACTTTAcataatttccaaaaaaaaacaataataataacgaAATCACTGAAAAACTAGTGCATCGAAGTCAAcaatcttaatttttgtttatttaaactaaatagtTTAGAATAAACGAACAAtactcatttataaatatttttattaataaaaaatatttttattctcatttgataatatttttattaataaaatttttaaattttttatatactaaaattatattagtataatattaattcatttattttctgataCAAAGTGAAGAGAAGGGtaattcagtaaaattataagagttAGTCATTTCTTCTCGATTTGTTTTCCTCGTACCAATAAgggaaaatatttgaaatttactcTCTTTCCAATCATAACGAACAATTTAAGGGAAAACTATCATTCTTTCCCTCCCCTGTCCTTCCACTTCCCCTCCCCCTtccactttcatttttctcttactTAAACCAAACGAACCctaaagaataattacatctacacttctttatttatagtttattatattaatcactctactttttgtataattacaaaaattactccTAGTAGCCAAAAAACAACGGTAATTTGTATAATGATTTTAACTATTCTGTGGtgtgtaatatataattattcaaaaaacaCGAATAGTTTGTATAGATGATGTTGATGTACATATAATTTGccatattattttctaaaaggTCATTTCTTCTTTGATATGTCAAGAttctaagtataattacaaataaaaattgtaaaacaaTGAGGTTATGATTTGGTGAAGCCCAATAGCCCATAATCATCCGCAGTCTCCTTAGATCTTCAATTTTGGGCCTATGCTTTCCTGACACTTAGGCCTCAAAGTTAATTAGCTGGaagatgataaaaaattaccaaacgcttattccaaataaatgaaCCCTAAAATCCTAAATCAATTCATGACATCAAGAAACCtactcattttcaagaaagttACAAAATCAACCCCccataaaattacacattccattaaataattttgtgtgatcgatcactttttttttttaaattgtatattaattacataataagtgtACTATATTCATTTATACGAGTATATTAAATTCGTCTAGATTTATTGACGGAGTGTTTGCGGgagctttttaaaaaaaaaaattcaacttttggcttgaaaaaaatatttttaaggtgTTGGAAGCTTCTGCATCTGCTTCTGAaactactaaaaaaattgcttTTAGGCCGAAAGTTAGAAGTATCTTGTGCGTATTTTTAgttgctttgatttttttgtaaataaatctcattttatttttactatttaaccATCATTATAATAACCttcattaatttaactttatcttttgtattttatttttaaaattgcatatttgaagttgatattaaaatttttaaataatttaaccataatcaaatttacactttcacatattaaatattttatatttttttatattttatttgctatattatataattatattattcctatactattaaaaaaatataaattaaattctatgattaattaaaaatatttttttttgtttatgaataaaaaattatatatatttacttagtgggagcattattaaattaagcattcattttttctattaatatttttaaaaaataaacatgaaaatatactagtcaaagtaaaatttattattttttgtgaaaataattattgttgacAATCAACAAGTGCTTTGtaaacaacaataatatcTTCTAAATAAATAGGGACAAATCGACAGttaatcaattaagtttattttaaaagtgtaatttgtTCCCAAACACTattcaatttaacttttatttgcttttacACTTTTTTCACAAACACTCCTCACTTTTGATTCTATTacaactttcaactttttttagttacaaaaatcacttccgtaaaaataaaaatttttgcaaacactccctaAATACTAGGTCAAATCAGACCCTTCATGCGGATATTGATGACTTTAAATATGTTTtcagggtgaatagcaatttattcccctgtgatattgaaataagcacattacccccctatgaaaaaaatatagcaagtTTAttcccctatactttttaaaaaatgaaacaatttacctccttatacagagaggtaatttactatttagtttttcataatgggataatttattcatttgtaatatcacaagggagttgtttgttatttttcctatgtttttattattcacaaaaaaaaaagtaaaaattgattataattcaTACACTAGCTAGtgcacaaaaatcaaaatcttgaTTTAGGTAAAGCTTAAGCTCTAGAGATGTATggttacaaaaatcataaaaccactattgaaataaaacacaaataaaatactatgTCAAATTTATGATGCGCTTTACATATTGGTTGATGATTTAAAAAGGTCCAAAGATAGTGTTTGAAATATTCCCAAAAGACAAAGACAAAGACAAAGGCCCTTTCAATCATTCAAGAtggaaacatatatatatgtaaacatGACAATGATGATAGGATTCAAATTGAAATATGAGATGAGATCAAAGTGTCCACCCTTGGAAGATATTACTCTCAACAGCCATCCTTCTTGGAACTGATGATGTCCCTTCTCCAAGGTTGTAGTGATGGTACCTGTaacccatatatataatcattacATTTTCTAACTTAGAATAATTTGGGAGAAATGTCATTTTATCCTCAAATATAGTCATTAacgtaattttgattttcaaataactttttttgcacttttagtccttccgttaatttttttccattaaaCATAACGGAAATTTCATGtaatgtggaaaaaattgctattttctctcattttgtggtgtttttaaaattgtaatccAATGcatctatttttcttcaaacatcaaaagagaataaaccaaaaaaaaataaaaaattaagcaacaattcgtttgttgtttaaattatcaataaattttagaaaatttgttgtttaaatttatttattttttattttttatttattctcatttgaaatttgaaaaaaaaatagaaaaaatgagtgcattgtattataaaataaaaaacaccacaaaatgGGAGGAAAGCGGCagttttttctatattaattgaaatttccATTAATTTTAACGAAAAAGCTAACAAAAGAACCaaaagagtaaaaaaaaagttagaggttgaggaccaaaactgcaattctaaattatttgagaaccaaaattgcattaataGCTATATTCAAGAATCGAAAATGCATTTATCCCAAACCATcttgtagtatatatataaatatttataaattaatacccTATTTGCAGCACAGGTTCCGGTTCAATTTCCATTGGATTGGAAGGTTGTACGTGGACCGGAAAGCTATTGGTTCCAGACGAGGAACCAGGGTTCCATGGGCATGGAATGGCTCGCAGCCCTTCTCCTTCTGTCTCCAGCTACAAATTCCGAAGGTTACTGTCAATTCTTTCAGgtttcataaaacaaaaaaaaaaaaaacattcgAACGTAAAAATATTCTACGACACGATTACCGATGACATTTCCAGGGAAACCTTGATCTTGAGCTGCTTGTTCATGTCTCCAAGTTCGCGCTCCTGCAAGAATGATGACAAGTTTGTGTACTGAATCGAAATTATGTTCACAAAAATCGACATATATGAACTGAACAAATCAttcatacattaatttttaactaatgtaattaaatcaGAGGAGTTGTAATTAGAAGCTTTGAGTTTTAAGACAGTCACATCAGTTGTTGTCTACTCTACTGGACTTCACATCATCCATCATCAGTTCCATCAAATTAATACTGTTgacgtatatatatacctttctGCGGAGCTCTTCCATTTGTTCCATCAAAATCTGTGTCTGCAACACATGAAAtctttatttgtaataaactGGAAATGTATACATGTAAAATGGAatataaaattggaaaaaattaatttaaaagaaaagatttgaACTGTTGTTTATGTAtcatgacatatatatactagtcGTTGAACTACGTCGTtcttatatgcatataatgaataatttttcatgttttaaaatatattataaataaaaataaaatatatgaatcagtacattacattaataaaaaataataataataatttattaattaatgtaaattttgaaatgataaataaattaattattttattatgaagtGCATTTTTTACTTCAGTAAGAATTAGTGCTGCTGCGTCATTAACTGTCATTTATGAGTATGAAgggacttttctttttatattaactagCCGTCGTGATACGATGTCCTTtcttacatataataaataatcttttacattttaaaatatattatgaataaataaaattatatataaaagaacacatcatatttctaaaaagaaaaaaaaaatcaaaggtgTATTATTggtgtaataataaaattgatattgtgGTGTCATAACAGTCGTTTATAAGATGAAAaagacctttttttttatatatataatatagatatatatatatatatatatatatttgtgaaaattcataataattcatGTGTAGAAAAATACAATAGTTGTTACAGTATCccaatgtataattaatatattaatttaattgaaatataagatattaattaattaaatgaataaaataccTTCCTTTGCCTGGCCTGAGCAAGAGCTCCTTCCAGTTGTTTTTCAAGATTCTGCAACTCCTTCACACTCAGAGGTCCAAGATCTTCTCCCAGCAAATGCCTTCATTCATCAAacattattcaatattatatacataccaGCAGTACACACCACACTCGATGtctgtataaaaatataaataatttatttatttattcatgaGTTGGTTATCGATCATTGAATAGTAacttcaaaatacaaaacttgTCAAAGAATTGATTTGTGCGAGCCTGAGGCCtattttagtaaattcatcaaacccttgaaattactattatgAACAAATTTTATTGACGGGATAGAATGaattaaaaggataaatttaaatattcaaaagttCGTATAACAACATAattctatctatctatctatatatattaatgccGCAATGCTTGATCCGAAACTTTCAAGAACACGGCAAATATGCATGTTTTAAGTTCTAGTTTGGACGGACTTGAACTTACGGATTTCTGATCTATATTGTTTAGCCTTCGTTTTAAACTATCTCTCGACGAAATTTTTATCCGTCATATCCTTCAATTCAAATGCAACCATACAGATAGATACAAATTGGGACATGTAAAAGAATGTAAGAGAAAAGGGTGCAAGATATAACCTTTGAGTCCTTTGGAGGGATTCATATTTAGCCTTCAATTTGGAGACCTCTTGGTACCagctctatatatatatccatccACACACACCACAAAGGAAACAATAATTCAGTTTAATTACTTAGTTGCAAACTATACATTGAgattaaacttaatttatatcACCAAAACAATATTGCATAAGATTAAAGATTAATTATGTTTCGACCCCttttgaaaatgcaaaaattatattttttcttaaaagaatcTAAAATTTACGCCCCcttcaaaaattcaacatttaCACCTGACCCTTTCCATTTGGGCTTGGATGAAAAAAGCTAATGtcggcaaaaaaaaaaaaaattatataattttttaaattttatccttaatttaacattcttatgtaataattttgtatttatataataatgttaacctcattccatgatatatatattatatttatccctttataactataaaatacatacgaaaatattaaacgaggtgcaaaattaaaaatttatgtaatttttttggctGAATATCGGCATTTTACTTTCAAAACCTTACGGAAAGGGATCaagtataaatgaaaatttttcgaaagtagtataagtgtaattttagaagcttttttttggaaaaatggtATAATTTCGTACTTTAGTACAAATGCAGTACTTGATTAATCAATGGAGATtaattgatcatatatatgaagtTGGAGACTACTAATTGTAAAACCTGTGTCTCTCTTTCAGCACTGTTGTCTTGAGGATTAAAGCAGCAACGCTGGTAGCGCTCAAGGGTCTTTGTCATGCTGCAAGAAAACGAACAAATTTCTGTCTGAAACAATTTTCACTTCTCA
The nucleotide sequence above comes from Sesamum indicum cultivar Zhongzhi No. 13 linkage group LG11, S_indicum_v1.0, whole genome shotgun sequence. Encoded proteins:
- the LOC105173202 gene encoding subtilisin-like protease SBT4.14, with the translated sequence MSRKICNDRLPLPYLLLYLVFASVSAANDFYIVFLRDDVVSGRSTLQTHLNVLASLKGSEYDASESLVYSYTKNFNAFAAKLSEAEARKLSDMDEVLSAFPNRYHKPHTTKSWEFIGLTPNAKRNLKVESNIIVGLLDTGITPQSESFKDDGLGPPPAKWKGSCGPFANFSGCNNKLIGAKYFKLDGNPDPADILSPVDVDGHGTHTSSTLAGSLVPNANLYGLAKGTARGAVPSARVAMYKVCWASSGCADMDILAAFDAAISDGVDVISISIGGLTGSYTSDSIAVGSFHAMRKGILTVASAGNDGPGHGSVSNHAPWLLTVAASGTDRQLRSKVELGNGATVSGIGVSMFEPKEKMYPLASGVDVAKNSDTKEESRYCLENSMDPGKVKGKLIYCKLGSWGADSVVKGLGGIGIFIESEVFLDAAQLYMAPATMVNASTGKKINDYMHSTKSPSAAIHKSEEIKVPAPFVASFSSRGPNSGSKNLLKPDITAPGINILASYTPLKSLTGLKGDKQYSKFTFMSGTSMACPHVGGAAAYVKSFRPNWSPAAIKSALMTTAKQMSSKVDKDAEFAYGSGQLNPTRAVNPGLVYDMDDISYIQFLCHEGYDGASIGSLIGQGTVNCSKLLPSNGVDAINYPTMQLALKSNKEPTAGVFRRRVTNVGPDESVYNATIKAPAGVEIAVKPATLSFSKAARRRSFKVVVKAKPMNNVLILSGSITWKSTRYGVRSPIVIYNPWAN
- the LOC105173203 gene encoding MADS-box transcription factor 6, whose translation is MGRGRVELKRIENKINRQVTFSKRRNGLLKKAYELSVLCDAEVALIIFSSRGKLYEFGSASMTKTLERYQRCCFNPQDNSAERETQSWYQEVSKLKAKYESLQRTQRHLLGEDLGPLSVKELQNLEKQLEGALAQARQRKTQILMEQMEELRRKERELGDMNKQLKIKVSLEMSSLETEGEGLRAIPCPWNPGSSSGTNSFPVHVQPSNPMEIEPEPVLQIGYHHYNLGEGTSSVPRRMAVESNIFQGWTL